A window from Planococcus maritimus encodes these proteins:
- a CDS encoding PIN domain-containing protein yields MNSIYDSPTRPIVFIDTTVLCGALRSDGINRKILQAARFPHLFQPVFSKVCLFEFVRNASEGLGKGKKKVIYSADDIEGFFQAFLNPLFEHYEGLPVNSILGRYSVETILREHLAIGDVLIELSKCDPDTAQSIVETQEMSEPLSKFD; encoded by the coding sequence ATGAATTCGATCTATGATTCTCCTACCCGACCTATAGTTTTTATTGATACCACGGTATTGTGCGGAGCATTGCGAAGCGACGGAATCAACCGAAAAATTCTGCAAGCAGCTAGATTCCCACACCTCTTTCAACCTGTTTTCTCTAAAGTTTGCTTGTTTGAATTTGTACGCAACGCATCTGAAGGATTAGGTAAAGGAAAAAAGAAAGTGATTTATTCTGCAGATGATATCGAGGGGTTTTTCCAAGCATTTCTCAATCCCCTCTTCGAGCATTATGAGGGGCTTCCAGTTAATAGTATATTAGGTAGGTATAGCGTGGAAACGATTCTTCGAGAACATCTGGCTATAGGTGACGTCTTGATAGAATTAAGTAAGTGTGACCCTGACACTGCACAAAGTATTGTGGAAACACAGGAAATGTCAGAACCACTTTCAAAATTTGATTAA
- the ptsP gene encoding phosphoenolpyruvate--protein phosphotransferase, translated as MNRLSGIAASNGIAIAKAFRLENPELTVDKKNVTDTQAEIERFGQAVKESIAELEVIKKRTAEEISEKEADIFGAHLLVLEDPELIGPITDKIKTDSVNAEFALNETSTMFVDMFEAMDNEYMKERAADVRDVTKRVLAHLLGVKIQNPSMITDEVVVIAEDLTPSDTVQLNPKFIKGFITDIGGRTSHSAILARTLEIPAVVGAKSAMSTIDNGTIVIIDGLEGNILLDPDEATLAEYKEKQSAFASQKAEWAKLKNEATVTKDGVEVELGANIGTPKDLTGVLENGGEAIGLYRTEFLYMGRDNFPTEDEQFDAYSAVLKGMEGKPTVVRTLDIGGDKELSYLTLPKELNPFLGLRAIRLCLEMPDMFRTQLRALLRASVHGNLKVMFPMIATLDEFRQAKALLMEEKAKLEAEGIDVSDSIEVGIMVEIPSTAVMADTFAKEVDFFSIGTNDLIQYTMAADRMNESVSYLYQPYNPAILRLVKNVIDASHKEGKWTGMCGEMAGDEIAIPILLGLGLDEFSMSASSILKARSQLSRLSKADMEGHVDHILALATSQEVEDYVNNL; from the coding sequence ATGAATCGCCTCTCCGGAATCGCAGCTTCTAATGGCATCGCCATCGCCAAGGCCTTCCGCCTCGAAAATCCGGAACTGACAGTCGACAAGAAAAACGTGACGGACACCCAGGCGGAAATCGAGCGCTTCGGACAGGCAGTGAAAGAATCCATTGCCGAACTCGAAGTGATCAAAAAACGCACCGCAGAAGAAATCAGCGAAAAAGAAGCCGATATTTTCGGCGCCCACTTGCTCGTTTTAGAAGACCCGGAATTGATCGGGCCGATCACCGACAAGATCAAAACCGATAGCGTCAATGCAGAATTCGCGCTGAACGAAACCTCGACAATGTTTGTCGACATGTTCGAAGCGATGGACAATGAATACATGAAAGAACGCGCTGCCGATGTGCGTGATGTCACGAAACGCGTGCTCGCCCATCTCCTCGGCGTCAAGATTCAAAACCCAAGCATGATCACCGATGAAGTCGTCGTCATTGCAGAAGATCTGACTCCTTCCGATACGGTTCAATTAAACCCGAAATTCATTAAGGGCTTCATTACCGATATCGGCGGGCGCACATCCCACTCCGCGATCCTCGCACGCACATTGGAAATCCCGGCAGTTGTCGGCGCAAAATCAGCGATGAGCACGATCGATAACGGCACCATCGTCATCATCGATGGACTCGAAGGCAACATCCTGCTCGACCCAGACGAAGCAACACTCGCTGAGTACAAAGAAAAGCAAAGCGCATTCGCCAGCCAAAAAGCCGAATGGGCCAAGCTGAAAAACGAAGCGACCGTCACAAAAGACGGCGTGGAAGTTGAACTCGGCGCCAATATCGGCACACCGAAAGACCTTACCGGCGTTCTTGAAAATGGCGGCGAAGCAATCGGCTTGTACCGTACCGAGTTCTTGTACATGGGCCGCGACAACTTCCCAACCGAAGACGAACAATTCGATGCCTACTCCGCTGTCCTAAAAGGCATGGAAGGCAAACCGACCGTCGTTCGTACGCTCGACATCGGCGGCGACAAAGAATTGTCGTATCTGACACTGCCAAAAGAACTGAACCCGTTCCTAGGCCTTCGTGCGATCCGTCTATGCCTCGAGATGCCGGACATGTTCCGCACGCAGCTTCGCGCATTGCTTCGCGCGAGTGTCCACGGCAATTTGAAGGTTATGTTCCCGATGATCGCCACACTCGATGAGTTCCGCCAAGCGAAAGCGCTTCTAATGGAAGAAAAAGCGAAACTCGAAGCAGAAGGCATCGACGTGAGCGATTCCATCGAAGTCGGCATCATGGTCGAGATTCCGTCGACTGCCGTCATGGCAGATACGTTCGCAAAAGAAGTCGACTTCTTCTCTATCGGCACGAACGACCTGATCCAGTACACGATGGCCGCTGACCGTATGAACGAATCGGTCTCTTATCTATACCAGCCATACAACCCAGCCATCCTGCGCCTTGTGAAGAACGTCATTGACGCGTCTCACAAAGAAGGCAAATGGACCGGCATGTGCGGCGAAATGGCCGGCGACGAAATCGCCATCCCGATTCTCCTCGGCCTCGGCCTGGACGAATTCTCGATGAGCGCTTCGTCCATCCTAAAAGCCCGCTCCCAGCTAAGCCGCCTATCAAAAGCGGACATGGAAGGGCACGTCGACCACATCCTAGCTCTTGCGACTTCACAGGAAGTAGAAGACTACGTGAACAACCTATAA
- the hxlB gene encoding 6-phospho-3-hexuloisomerase encodes MNEISAELSQTVGQVSEAEANRLVAVMAQADKIFVAGGGRSGFMAKAFVMRMMHMGLNAYVVGETVTPSLLENDLFIVGSGSGETASLLAMTEKADKIGATVAAITTNPASSIGQIASLHLTIPAQAKADGASGKSIQPMGSLFEQSLLVVYDALVLAYMEENDIAADAMFGTHANLE; translated from the coding sequence ATGAATGAAATCTCAGCCGAATTGTCGCAAACGGTTGGACAAGTGAGCGAGGCGGAAGCAAATCGTTTGGTCGCCGTTATGGCGCAAGCGGACAAGATTTTTGTCGCGGGCGGCGGGCGCTCCGGTTTCATGGCTAAAGCGTTCGTCATGCGCATGATGCACATGGGCCTGAATGCTTATGTAGTGGGCGAAACAGTGACTCCGAGTTTATTGGAAAACGATTTGTTTATCGTCGGTTCAGGTTCCGGGGAAACGGCGAGCTTACTTGCGATGACGGAGAAAGCGGACAAAATCGGTGCCACGGTCGCAGCAATCACGACCAATCCCGCGTCCTCGATCGGCCAAATCGCCAGCCTTCATCTCACTATTCCGGCGCAAGCCAAAGCGGACGGTGCGAGCGGCAAATCCATCCAGCCGATGGGTTCGTTGTTCGAGCAATCGCTGTTGGTGGTGTATGACGCGCTCGTGTTGGCCTATATGGAAGAGAACGATATTGCGGCCGATGCGATGTTCGGCACGCACGCCAATTTGGAATAG
- a CDS encoding Cof-type HAD-IIB family hydrolase, whose product MYKMIAIDLDGTLLTDELVVTKDTATAIRKAAELGVVVTIATGRMYPSAQRIALELGLEAPMITYQGAVIRSATSEEVLRERMVSYEIAQKCIHLAAEKQMHIQVYQDNVLYSAVDNEQVKAYSKEVGIGYTVEPDLLGLAKKGFTKLLFIDEPEALAPVQEELQTILGDTACIEKSKKRYLEVTHPDANKGSALKFLADKLGIDRSEVIGIGDNFNDMDLVKAAGFGVAMGNAVDELKELADYTSLSNNEEGVLHVLNKFILEPRAAAADSAN is encoded by the coding sequence ATGTATAAAATGATTGCGATTGATTTGGATGGAACGTTATTGACAGACGAGCTGGTTGTCACAAAAGATACGGCGACAGCGATTCGAAAAGCGGCAGAGCTCGGAGTGGTCGTGACGATCGCGACGGGAAGAATGTACCCGTCTGCACAGCGCATCGCATTGGAACTGGGACTTGAGGCGCCGATGATTACGTACCAAGGAGCGGTCATCAGATCAGCAACGAGCGAAGAAGTGCTGCGCGAGCGCATGGTGTCTTACGAGATCGCGCAAAAATGCATTCACTTAGCAGCGGAAAAGCAAATGCACATCCAAGTCTATCAGGACAATGTGCTTTATAGCGCAGTGGATAACGAGCAAGTGAAAGCCTACTCTAAAGAAGTCGGCATAGGGTACACGGTGGAACCGGATCTCCTCGGACTCGCGAAAAAGGGCTTTACCAAATTGCTGTTTATCGACGAACCTGAAGCCCTCGCACCGGTACAGGAAGAATTGCAGACTATCTTGGGTGACACGGCGTGCATCGAGAAATCGAAAAAGCGCTACCTCGAAGTGACGCATCCAGACGCTAATAAAGGCAGTGCCTTGAAATTTTTAGCCGACAAGCTCGGCATCGACCGTTCAGAAGTGATCGGCATTGGTGATAATTTCAATGATATGGATTTGGTCAAAGCGGCCGGCTTCGGCGTCGCGATGGGCAACGCCGTCGATGAATTAAAAGAGCTTGCGGACTACACCAGCCTGTCGAATAACGAAGAAGGCGTGCTGCATGTACTCAATAAATTCATTTTGGAACCTCGTGCGGCAGCAGCAGATTCGGCGAACTAA
- a CDS encoding BglG family transcription antiterminator, with protein MIVTVREKSIIELVTRMSERHTVNSLAAYLDVSARTIQRDLKSVDKLLEPFGLMMKRNAADALFIEGNNEKIYRLIQKLAASSAPEATPEEKKLRLLIILMEEGAFFKKQVLSNQLGISTTTLTSYLDELGNWLRKFSVTLSRQRGVGVEVAGEEAHKRHALAAYFLIHFYEELIESLYDLQRGKAPDGRVLGYFNPDYLASANRLVGEQISDEQIRLADSDYTGLVVHLALALQRVESGLLLESPEQTERNAEYDMLAGIGKALREQFGVELAERDIEFLAVVLKGSKIQASNVLYYDSVLLGKLVKNMIRDVSGQLGVDLTKDFSLYQGLLAHMEPLIFRLKQKLESFNPLTDEIKKKYPMLFLAVKQTLETEFDDLEFSADEVAFIVLHFGSALLMNEERVQIDAVVVCPTGIGTSKMLASRIQKELPEIDTVKILAIHDFQTANFQDYDLVISTIRLPVTDVDYLMVSPLLSEQDISHIENYLQHNIQKVTRNKQYLHADDVKPAMPKHRPELRNLLRDIKNVQMGMEAILKHFRLLKMNGTDYWQVLAEVLEGLESDGLLEAASTLRQLQDRETKGGLGIPGTNMALFHCRDESVRDLMFQVVHLDSQIAVKGMDDKEMQMTNLLLMLTPVELSERQQEIMSLISLSLIESEASMMIFSSSNEDVIRNKLEELFYEYLQNNLMKE; from the coding sequence ATGATTGTCACGGTTAGGGAAAAATCGATTATTGAGTTGGTGACGCGGATGTCCGAGAGGCATACGGTCAATTCTTTGGCGGCGTATCTCGATGTCAGTGCGCGGACGATTCAGCGGGATTTGAAGTCGGTGGATAAATTGCTGGAGCCGTTTGGGCTGATGATGAAGCGCAATGCAGCGGATGCGCTGTTTATTGAAGGCAATAACGAAAAAATTTACCGGCTGATTCAGAAGCTTGCCGCTTCGAGTGCGCCGGAAGCGACGCCTGAGGAGAAAAAGCTGCGCTTGCTGATCATTTTAATGGAAGAAGGCGCGTTCTTTAAAAAGCAGGTGCTGTCGAATCAGCTTGGCATCAGCACGACAACTTTAACGTCTTATTTGGATGAGCTCGGCAATTGGCTGCGCAAGTTTTCGGTCACGCTGTCGAGACAACGCGGTGTTGGCGTGGAAGTGGCGGGGGAGGAAGCGCATAAACGCCATGCATTGGCGGCGTATTTCCTTATTCATTTCTACGAAGAGCTTATCGAAAGTTTGTATGATTTGCAGCGGGGCAAGGCGCCGGACGGCCGGGTGCTCGGTTATTTCAATCCCGATTACCTCGCCTCGGCGAATCGCTTGGTCGGCGAGCAGATTAGCGACGAACAGATCCGCTTGGCCGACAGCGACTATACGGGCCTCGTCGTGCATTTGGCGTTGGCGCTGCAGCGGGTAGAAAGCGGCTTATTGCTGGAGTCTCCGGAACAAACGGAGCGAAACGCGGAATACGACATGCTCGCTGGGATTGGTAAGGCTTTGCGTGAACAGTTCGGCGTCGAGCTTGCGGAGCGCGATATCGAGTTTCTCGCGGTGGTGTTGAAGGGCTCGAAAATCCAGGCGTCGAACGTGCTTTATTACGATAGTGTGCTGCTCGGGAAACTCGTCAAAAACATGATTCGCGATGTGTCGGGGCAGCTCGGCGTCGATTTGACGAAGGATTTTTCCTTGTACCAAGGCTTGCTTGCGCATATGGAGCCGCTCATTTTCCGGCTTAAGCAAAAGCTCGAATCGTTCAATCCGTTGACCGACGAGATCAAGAAGAAATACCCGATGCTGTTTCTCGCAGTCAAGCAGACCTTGGAGACGGAGTTTGACGACCTCGAGTTCTCGGCGGATGAAGTGGCGTTTATCGTTCTTCATTTCGGCTCGGCTTTATTGATGAATGAAGAACGCGTGCAGATCGACGCAGTCGTCGTGTGCCCAACCGGCATCGGCACGTCGAAAATGCTGGCGAGCCGCATTCAAAAAGAGCTGCCGGAAATCGATACCGTGAAGATTTTGGCGATTCATGATTTCCAAACGGCAAATTTTCAGGACTACGATTTGGTCATTTCAACGATCCGGCTGCCGGTAACCGATGTGGATTATTTGATGGTGAGCCCGTTGTTAAGCGAGCAGGACATTAGCCACATCGAAAATTATTTGCAGCATAATATCCAGAAAGTGACGCGCAATAAACAGTATTTGCATGCAGATGATGTGAAACCGGCTATGCCCAAACACCGGCCGGAGCTGCGTAATTTGCTTAGAGACATTAAAAATGTGCAGATGGGCATGGAAGCGATACTCAAGCATTTCCGTTTGTTGAAAATGAACGGCACGGATTATTGGCAAGTGCTCGCGGAAGTATTGGAGGGTTTGGAATCGGACGGGTTATTGGAGGCTGCGAGCACTTTGCGGCAATTGCAAGACCGCGAAACCAAAGGCGGGCTCGGCATTCCGGGGACCAATATGGCGCTGTTTCATTGCCGGGACGAATCGGTCCGTGATTTGATGTTCCAAGTGGTGCATTTGGATTCACAGATTGCCGTAAAGGGAATGGATGACAAAGAAATGCAGATGACGAATTTATTGTTGATGCTGACGCCAGTGGAATTGAGCGAACGCCAACAGGAAATCATGAGTTTGATCAGTTTGAGCTTGATCGAAAGCGAAGCCTCGATGATGATTTTTTCGTCGTCGAATGAAGACGTCATCCGCAATAAGTTAGAAGAGTTGTTTTACGAATACTTACAAAATAATTTGATGAAGGAATGA
- a CDS encoding PTS mannitol transporter subunit IICBA — MAQERSSVKVKVQKFGNFLSSMVMPNIGAFIAWGLITALFIPTGFFPNENFASLVGPMITYLLPLLIGYTGGKLVHDQRGGVIGAIATMGVIVGAPDTPMFLGAMIMGPLSAWVIKQFDRLIEGKIRSGFEMLVNNFSAGILGGALAIFAYLSIGPAVSALTQVLVAGVDWLLETGLLPLTSILIEPGKILFLNNAINHGILTPLGLEQVQQAGRSVLFLLEANPGPGLGVLLAFMFFGKGIAKQSAPGAVIIHFFGGIHEIYFPYVLMKPMLLLSVILGGMSGVFTLVLMGGGLMAPASPGSIFAIAAVTPPEGMAYVANFTAILVAATVSFLVSAVILKRSKDTEEDGDVEAATRRMEEMKGKKSSVAGALGASAGAAGTTSASGTFPDDVQKIVFACDAGMGSSAMGASLLSKKVKEAGMHIKVTNSAISSIPADSQIIITQDKLTPRAKDKRPDAYHISVDNFLSSPEYDRLIDRMKHGVTEEQSELVDDSEANAATGDQGDAPLLTEDNIFMNKRFRNKEEAIRFAGDALVKAGYVEPSYVDEMLKREEITTTYMGNDVAIPHGTEEAKKAVIKSGFTVVQVPDGVDFDGEKAKLIFAIAGKDGTHLEILSGIAVICAEQSNVDELVAAKSAKELLDILNSK, encoded by the coding sequence ATGGCACAAGAACGTTCGAGCGTTAAAGTGAAAGTCCAGAAGTTTGGTAACTTCCTCAGTTCGATGGTTATGCCGAACATCGGCGCGTTTATTGCTTGGGGACTTATAACAGCATTGTTTATTCCAACAGGATTTTTCCCGAATGAGAATTTCGCGTCACTTGTCGGGCCGATGATCACATATTTGCTTCCACTCTTGATTGGTTATACGGGTGGTAAGCTCGTGCACGACCAGCGAGGCGGCGTCATTGGCGCGATTGCCACGATGGGGGTTATCGTCGGGGCACCGGATACGCCGATGTTCCTCGGCGCGATGATCATGGGGCCACTCAGTGCCTGGGTCATCAAACAGTTTGACCGTTTGATCGAAGGCAAGATCCGCTCTGGATTCGAGATGTTGGTCAACAACTTCTCAGCAGGTATTCTCGGCGGGGCATTGGCGATCTTTGCTTACCTTAGCATCGGGCCAGCCGTCAGCGCATTGACGCAAGTATTGGTCGCAGGTGTTGACTGGTTGCTTGAAACAGGATTGCTTCCATTAACAAGTATCTTGATCGAACCGGGTAAGATTTTATTCCTGAACAACGCAATCAACCACGGCATCCTGACGCCGCTTGGGCTTGAACAAGTTCAGCAGGCTGGCCGTTCCGTTCTCTTCTTATTAGAAGCGAACCCAGGACCTGGTCTTGGTGTCTTGCTCGCATTCATGTTCTTCGGAAAAGGAATCGCGAAGCAATCGGCACCAGGGGCTGTTATTATCCACTTCTTCGGCGGGATCCACGAGATTTACTTCCCGTACGTGTTAATGAAACCGATGCTTCTATTGTCTGTCATCCTTGGCGGCATGAGCGGTGTCTTCACACTCGTCTTGATGGGCGGCGGCTTGATGGCCCCTGCATCACCAGGCAGTATCTTCGCCATCGCAGCGGTTACACCGCCTGAAGGCATGGCCTATGTAGCGAACTTCACGGCGATCTTGGTCGCAGCGACTGTGTCGTTCTTGGTATCAGCTGTCATCTTGAAGCGCAGCAAAGATACAGAAGAAGATGGAGACGTCGAAGCAGCAACAAGACGCATGGAAGAAATGAAAGGCAAGAAAAGTTCGGTTGCCGGTGCACTTGGCGCTAGCGCTGGAGCTGCAGGCACGACTTCTGCATCAGGTACGTTCCCGGACGATGTCCAAAAAATCGTCTTTGCGTGTGACGCTGGGATGGGGTCGAGCGCGATGGGTGCTTCGCTCTTGAGTAAGAAAGTAAAAGAGGCGGGCATGCACATCAAAGTGACAAACAGCGCGATTTCTTCTATCCCTGCCGATTCGCAAATCATCATCACGCAGGATAAATTGACGCCGCGTGCGAAAGACAAACGCCCGGATGCGTATCACATCTCAGTCGATAACTTCCTATCAAGCCCGGAATACGACCGCTTGATCGATCGCATGAAACATGGCGTGACAGAAGAGCAAAGTGAACTGGTCGACGATAGCGAAGCGAACGCAGCGACTGGCGATCAAGGCGATGCGCCACTGTTGACGGAAGATAATATTTTCATGAATAAACGCTTCCGCAATAAAGAAGAAGCGATTCGCTTTGCAGGGGACGCACTCGTGAAGGCTGGATACGTCGAGCCATCATACGTCGACGAAATGCTGAAGCGCGAAGAAATCACGACCACTTATATGGGCAATGATGTCGCGATTCCGCATGGCACCGAAGAAGCGAAAAAAGCGGTTATCAAATCCGGCTTCACGGTTGTCCAAGTTCCGGACGGGGTAGACTTTGACGGCGAGAAAGCGAAGTTGATCTTCGCCATCGCTGGTAAAGACGGCACGCACCTGGAAATCTTGTCAGGCATCGCAGTCATCTGCGCCGAGCAGTCGAATGTTGACGAACTCGTCGCTGCTAAGTCTGCTAAAGAATTGCTCGACATCTTGAACAGCAAGTAA
- a CDS encoding phosphocarrier protein HPr gives MVEKTFTITDPAGMHARPASALVGSLSKFQSDITMEFKDKKVNLKSILGVMSLGVPSGSTVQIAADGADEAEAMETIERVLNEQGISNE, from the coding sequence ATGGTAGAAAAAACATTCACAATCACAGACCCGGCTGGCATGCATGCACGCCCAGCTTCAGCACTTGTAGGTTCGTTATCAAAATTCCAATCGGACATCACGATGGAATTCAAAGACAAAAAAGTTAACTTAAAATCAATCCTCGGCGTTATGTCACTTGGTGTTCCTTCTGGATCAACTGTACAAATCGCTGCTGATGGTGCGGACGAAGCAGAAGCGATGGAAACGATCGAGCGCGTACTGAACGAGCAAGGAATCTCGAACGAATGA
- a CDS encoding winged helix-turn-helix transcriptional regulator, which produces MPNLGEKTFNCEKELTLSIIGGKWKMLVLWHLGKSGTKRFSELQRLIPGITQRMLVNQLRELEDHLIVHREVYPVVPPKVEYSLTEQGESLMPILDSMYDWGKEYMERNL; this is translated from the coding sequence ATGCCCAATTTGGGAGAAAAGACGTTCAATTGTGAAAAAGAATTAACCCTTTCCATCATCGGCGGAAAGTGGAAGATGCTCGTATTGTGGCATTTAGGAAAATCCGGCACCAAGCGCTTCAGCGAATTACAACGGCTGATCCCGGGCATCACACAACGCATGCTCGTCAACCAATTGCGCGAGCTGGAAGATCATTTGATCGTCCACCGCGAAGTGTATCCAGTCGTGCCGCCAAAAGTGGAGTATTCGCTGACGGAACAAGGCGAAAGCCTCATGCCGATTCTTGACTCGATGTATGATTGGGGAAAAGAATACATGGAGCGGAATTTGTAG
- a CDS encoding helix-turn-helix domain-containing protein, with amino-acid sequence MIPTVDQEQEKLWASVETLSTINTEQAEAVLKTTVERSLRQMGFTTPAISSLSLKITDAQSVIDLHQIERKVKHHLKNKDREMAYELLIDYLLQLSEMTDKEPSLIHKKLIASLMANSERNSLSASLVKRTTRHRKIENSFYSPSEAAEKLGLSDQTIRRMCEKGKFVEAYKTDGGHWRIPKENFITTDEQDKRAKAFFDRIDTKNHEAGNVDEFDL; translated from the coding sequence ATGATCCCTACCGTTGACCAAGAACAAGAAAAGCTCTGGGCCAGTGTTGAGACATTGTCTACAATTAATACTGAACAAGCCGAAGCTGTCTTAAAAACGACAGTTGAACGGTCTTTGAGACAAATGGGCTTTACCACTCCAGCAATTTCGAGTCTTTCCTTAAAGATTACCGATGCCCAATCGGTTATAGACTTGCATCAAATCGAACGTAAAGTAAAGCATCATTTAAAGAATAAGGATCGCGAAATGGCATATGAACTGCTGATCGATTATCTTTTACAGTTAAGTGAAATGACCGATAAAGAACCGTCACTTATCCATAAAAAATTAATTGCTTCACTTATGGCGAACAGCGAAAGAAACTCGCTGAGTGCATCCCTTGTTAAACGCACAACCAGGCATCGGAAAATCGAAAATTCGTTTTACTCCCCCAGTGAAGCAGCTGAAAAACTTGGCTTAAGTGATCAGACGATTAGAAGAATGTGCGAGAAGGGAAAATTTGTCGAGGCCTACAAAACAGATGGCGGCCATTGGAGAATTCCAAAAGAAAACTTCATAACGACAGATGAACAAGACAAGCGTGCAAAAGCGTTCTTCGATCGAATCGACACCAAAAACCATGAAGCGGGAAATGTAGATGAATTCGATCTATGA
- a CDS encoding mannitol-1-phosphate 5-dehydrogenase — protein sequence MKQAIHFGAGNIGRGFIGALFSESGYHVSFVDVAEQVINQLNEQGNYHVNLAQETEESVLVENVSGINNMKDEEAVIAKIQQATYLTTAIGPNILPRIAPLIARGIEARVKGNFGMGADLEPVSDLDVASDMSSESEKLYIIACENQIGATDILKGHILSHLSDEAKAELAGKVYFFNSAVDRIVPIQEGQSLDVLVEPYYEWVVETTEDIPDVSGMTIVEDLAPFIERKLFTVNTGHAVIAYLGYRAGKTTIDETLADPAIEQQVRETLKETGAYLVKQYGLDEQEHLSYIDKNIKRFKNSYLNDGVTRVGRAPIRKLGPEDRLVRPAVQAQKAGLSYAHLAQAIASALLFDFAEDEEAVKIQDMIAQGGPELVLTEISGLEADSELAQEVVRQYEAMKSGQ from the coding sequence ATGAAACAAGCAATCCATTTTGGAGCAGGCAATATCGGCAGAGGGTTTATCGGGGCGTTGTTCTCGGAATCCGGCTATCACGTCAGTTTTGTGGATGTGGCCGAACAAGTCATCAATCAATTAAACGAACAAGGCAACTACCACGTGAACTTGGCGCAGGAAACAGAAGAAAGCGTTTTGGTGGAAAACGTGTCCGGCATCAATAATATGAAAGACGAAGAAGCGGTCATTGCGAAGATCCAGCAAGCGACGTATTTGACGACAGCGATCGGGCCGAATATCCTGCCGCGCATCGCACCGCTCATTGCGCGCGGAATCGAAGCGCGGGTTAAGGGCAATTTCGGAATGGGGGCGGATTTGGAGCCAGTATCTGATTTGGACGTGGCGTCTGATATGAGTTCGGAATCGGAAAAATTATACATCATTGCCTGTGAAAACCAAATCGGCGCGACCGATATTTTGAAAGGGCATATTTTAAGCCATTTGAGCGACGAAGCGAAAGCGGAGCTCGCTGGCAAGGTGTATTTCTTTAATTCGGCGGTCGATCGCATCGTGCCGATTCAAGAAGGCCAGTCGCTCGACGTACTAGTCGAACCGTATTACGAATGGGTCGTGGAAACGACAGAAGACATTCCAGACGTTTCCGGCATGACCATTGTCGAAGACTTGGCGCCGTTTATCGAGCGCAAGCTGTTTACAGTCAACACGGGGCACGCGGTCATCGCCTATCTCGGCTACCGCGCCGGCAAAACGACGATTGACGAAACTTTGGCGGACCCGGCAATCGAACAGCAAGTGCGTGAAACCTTGAAAGAAACAGGCGCTTACCTCGTGAAGCAATACGGCTTGGACGAACAAGAGCATCTCAGCTATATCGACAAAAACATCAAACGCTTCAAAAACAGCTATTTGAACGACGGCGTCACACGCGTCGGCCGCGCGCCAATCCGCAAGCTCGGACCGGAAGACCGCCTCGTGCGCCCGGCCGTGCAAGCGCAAAAAGCGGGACTATCATATGCGCACCTCGCGCAAGCGATCGCTTCAGCTTTACTCTTCGACTTCGCTGAAGACGAAGAAGCGGTGAAAATCCAAGACATGATCGCACAAGGCGGGCCAGAGCTCGTGTTGACAGAAATCAGCGGACTAGAAGCTGATAGCGAACTGGCGCAGGAAGTCGTGCGTCAGTACGAGGCGATGAAGTCGGGGCAGTAA
- the hxlA gene encoding 3-hexulose-6-phosphate synthase — MKLQLALDLVDIPQAIELIKEVEGSIDIVELGTPVINKEGLKAVREVKAAFPHLEVLADVKIMDAAAYEVGNAAEAGADIVTILAQAEDSSIKGAVEEAKKLGKKILVDMIAVKDIETRAAELDVLGADYICVHTGYDLQAEGKDSFADLRTIKSVVKNAKTAIAGGIKLDTLPEVIKAQPDLIIVGGGITSKDDKQSEAAKIKALMNESVTV, encoded by the coding sequence ATGAAATTACAACTAGCATTAGATTTAGTCGATATTCCACAAGCCATTGAATTGATCAAAGAAGTTGAGGGTTCGATCGATATTGTTGAACTGGGTACGCCGGTCATCAATAAAGAAGGATTGAAAGCGGTTCGTGAAGTGAAAGCGGCGTTTCCGCATCTGGAGGTATTGGCAGATGTGAAAATTATGGACGCGGCGGCTTATGAAGTCGGCAACGCGGCAGAGGCAGGAGCGGACATTGTTACGATTCTCGCGCAAGCAGAAGATTCCTCGATTAAAGGGGCAGTCGAAGAAGCGAAGAAACTCGGCAAGAAAATCCTGGTCGATATGATCGCTGTCAAAGACATCGAAACACGCGCCGCTGAACTGGACGTGCTGGGTGCGGATTATATTTGCGTCCACACGGGCTATGATTTGCAGGCAGAAGGCAAAGATTCATTCGCAGACTTGCGCACGATCAAAAGTGTCGTGAAAAATGCGAAAACGGCGATCGCTGGCGGCATCAAACTCGATACTTTGCCGGAAGTCATCAAAGCGCAGCCGGACTTGATCATTGTTGGGGGCGGCATCACATCTAAAGACGATAAGCAATCAGAAGCGGCGAAAATCAAGGCGCTGATGAACGAAAGCGTGACGGTATAA